Proteins from a genomic interval of Medicago truncatula cultivar Jemalong A17 chromosome 3, MtrunA17r5.0-ANR, whole genome shotgun sequence:
- the LOC120579470 gene encoding kunitz type trypsin inhibitor 104-like produces MSTRSLTIFIIAHVLLFMITTSVAQIVIDTSGEPVEDDEEYFIRPAITGNGGGSILVTRNAPCPLHVGLGNSEGTLGVAVKFTPFAPRHDDDDDDVRLNRDLRVTFQGFTGCGQSTDWRLGEKDATSGRRLIVTGRDNGAGSHGNFFRIVQTQTGGIYNIQWCPTEACPSCKVQCGTVGVIRENGKILLALDGGALPVVFQKE; encoded by the coding sequence ATGTCAACTAGATCCCTCACTATATTCATCATTGCTCATGTGTTGCTCTTTATGATCACAACATCAGTAGCACAAATTGTCATAGACACAAGTGGCGAACCCGTTGAGGACGATGAGGAATACTTCATCAGGCCCGCTATCACAGGTAATGGAGGAGGTTCCATTTTGGTCACCAGAAATGCGCCATGCCCTTTGCACGTTGGTCTTGGCAACAGTGAAGGGACACTTGGAGTGGCTGTGAAATTCACTCCTTTCGCTCCTcgtcatgatgatgatgatgatgatgtgagGCTTAACAGAGACTTGAGAGTAACATTCCAAGGTTTCACAGGTTGTGGGCAGTCGACAGATTGGAGGTTGGGTGAGAAGGACGCAACGAGTGGAAGGAGGCTGATTGTTACCGGAAGAGATAATGGTGCAGGATCACATGGTAACTTTTTTAGGATTGTGCAGACCCAAACTGGTGGTATCTATAACATTCAATGGTGCCCTACAGAGGCGTGCCCTAGTTGTAAGGTTCAATGTGGGACTGTTGGTGTTATTCGTGAGAATGGCAAGATTCTTTTGGCGCTTGATGGTGGTGCCCTTCCTGTCGTGTTCCAGAAAGAATGA
- the LOC11430707 gene encoding kunitz type trypsin inhibitor 104-like codes for MSTRPLTIFIIAHVWLFMITTSVAQIVIDTSGEPVEDDEEYFIRPAITGNGGGSILVTRNAPCPLHVGLGNSEGTLGLAVKFTPFAPRHDDDDDDVRLNRDLRVTFQGFTGCGQSTDWRLGEKDATSGRRLIVTGRDNGAGSHGNFFRIVQTQTGGIYNIQWCPTEACPSCKVQCGTVGVIRENGKILLALDGGALPVVFQKE; via the coding sequence ATGTCAACCAGACCCCTCACCATATTCATCATTGCTCATGTGTGGCTCTTTATGATCACAACATCAGTAGCACAAATTGTCATAGACACAAGTGGCGAACCCGTTGAGGACGATGAGGAATACTTCATCAGGCCCGCTATCACAGGTAATGGAGGAGGTTCCATTTTGGTCACCAGAAATGCGCCATGCCCTTTGCACGTTGGTCTTGGCAACAGTGAAGGGACTCTTGGACTTGCTGTGAAATTCACTCCTTTCGCTCCTcgtcatgatgatgatgatgatgatgtgagGCTTAACAGAGACTTGAGAGTAACATTCCAAGGTTTCACAGGTTGTGGGCAGTCGACAGATTGGAGGTTGGGGGAGAAGGACGCAACGAGTGGACGGAGGCTGATTGTTACCGGAAGAGATAATGGTGCAGGATCACATGGTAACTTTTTTAGGATTGTGCAGACCCAAACTGGTGGTATCTATAACATTCAATGGTGCCCTACAGAGGCGTGCCCTAGTTGTAAGGTTCAATGTGGGACTGTTGGTGTTATTCGTGAGAATGGCAAGATTCTGTTGGCCCTTGATGGTGGTGCCCTTCCAGTTGTGTTCCAGAAAGAATGA
- the LOC120579342 gene encoding kunitz type trypsin inhibitor 104, with product MSIRPLTIFIIAHVWLFMITTSVAQIVIDTSGEPVEDDEEYFIRPAITGNGGGSILVTRNGPCPLHVGLGNSEGTLGMAVKFTPFAPRHDDDDDDVRLNRDLRVTFQGFTGCGQSTDWRLGEKDATSGRRLIVTGRDNVAGSHGNFFRIVQTQTGGNYNIQWCPTEACPSCKVQCGTVGVIRENGKILLALDGGALPVVFQKE from the coding sequence ATGTCAATCAGACCCCTCACCATATTCATCATTGCTCATGTGTGGCTCTTTATGATCACAACATCAGTAGCACAAATTGTCATAGACACAAGTGGCGAACCCGTTGAGGACGATGAGGAATACTTCATCAGGCCTGCTATCACAGGCAATGGAGGAGGTTCCATTTTGGTCACCAGAAATGGGCCATGCCCTTTGCACGTTGGTCTTGGGAACAGTGAAGGGACACTTGGAATGGCTGTGAAATTCACTCCTTTCGCTCCTcgtcatgatgatgatgatgatgatgtgagGCTTAACAGAGACTTGAGAGTAACATTCCAAGGTTTCACAGGTTGTGGGCAGTCGACAGATTGGAGGTTGGGTGAGAAGGACGCAACGAGTGGAAGGAGGCTGATTGTTACCGGAAGAGATAATGTTGCAGGATCACATGGTAACTTTTTTAGGATTGTGCAGACCCAAACTGGTGGTAACTATAACATTCAATGGTGCCCTACAGAGGCGTGCCCTAGTTGTAAGGTTCAATGTGGGACTGTTGGTGTTATTCGTGAGAATGGCAAGATTCTTTTGGCCCTTGATGGTGGTGCCCTTCCAGTTGTGTTCCAGAAAGAATGA